In Cryptomeria japonica chromosome 10, Sugi_1.0, whole genome shotgun sequence, a genomic segment contains:
- the LOC131859229 gene encoding putative UPF0481 protein At3g02645: MVQIVEFMEKHPKFVRTFAMFWGIVLVVAAAVPTVETNRISEFEKNEYSGASERKPIRTFTLDGCFILETLRLLTDETQWDLNVESQWKLDPVFNRNRVRSCQFDILSDILMLENQVPIVLLMELLAMEDKSAVEEAMIELLRMICDGIIALVHPFNYSLQPNTKEQQTEHRQREVKLRRIFESRYKNLEDYNHILGFFHDFIVDEFQAEKTGDIQFTVPHSSRRRHGHPRETPLHQIQNQSHRQQLRASVAEFYKNGMKFRAYDGVPSSKLRFDKREKTLYLPVVYVSDSTEVILRNLMAIDVYQEKELSIISEYVFLMNSLIQSEEDVALLREKGIIQSSIGTDKEVTDLFNGLSKGVNFSFSDEDEFGQLKISVNGWYRRRTMVQVGEFMEKHPKFMRTFTMFWGVVLVVAAAVPTMVQIFKQLYSHAK; the protein is encoded by the coding sequence GAAACGAATCGGATTAGTGAATTCGAGAAAAATGAGTATTCCGGAGCATCTGAACGAAAACCAATTCGTACTTTCACTCTGGACGGATGTTTCATTCTGGAGACTCTCAGGCTTCTCACCGATGAAACACAATGGGATCTCAACGTTGAATCACAATGGAAACTCGATCCCGTCTTTAATAGAAACAGGGTCCGATCTTGTCAATTTGACATTTTAAGTGACATTCTGATGCTTGAAAATCAGGTTCCGATAGTACTGCTTATGGAGCTGTTGGCAATGGAGGACAAATCAGCGGTAGAAGAAGCGATGATAGAGCTGCTCAGaatgatatgtgatggtataattgcATTGGTCCAccctttcaattattctcttcagCCAAACACGAAGGAACAACAAACAGAGCATAGACAGCGCGAGGTGAAATTGAGGAGAATTTTCGAGTCAAGGTATAAAAATCTGGAGGACTACAAccacattttaggtttttttcatgattttattgTGGACGAGTTCCAAGCAGAAAAGACAGGAGATATTCAATTTACTGTACCACATAGCAGCCGCCGCCGCCATGGTCATCCTCGTGAAACACcacttcatcaaattcaaaatcagtCTCATCGTCAACAGCTGAGGGCTTCAGTGGCAGAGTTCTACAAGAATGGAATGAAGTTTAGGGCATACGATGGAGTTCCATCCTCCAAACTCCGTTTTGACAAAAGGGAAAAGACTCTGTATCTCCCTGTTGTATATGTATCTGATTCTACAGAGGTGATTTTGAGAAATCTGATGGCTATAGATGTGTACCAAGAAAAGGAACTCAGCATTATCTCTGAGTATGTCTTTCTGATGAACAGTTTGATTCAGTCTGAGGAAGACGTGGCTTTGCTGCGGGAGAAGGGAATAATTCAGAGCTCCATTGGGACTGACAAGGAAGTGACTGATCTCTTCAACGGTCTCTCCAAAGGAGTTAATTTCAGTTTTTCAGATGAAGATGAGTTCGGGCAATTGAAGATTAGTGTTAATGGATGGTATAGAAGGCGAACTATGGTTCAAGTTGGTGAGTTTATGGAGAAGCATCCAAAATTTATGAGAACTTTCACTATGTTCTGGGGCGTAGTTCTGGTGGTGGCGGCTGCAGTGCCTACAATGGTGCAGATATTCAAACAATTATATTCGCATGCTAAATAA